The DNA sequence AGGTAAGCACCATGCCCTTCCTCAAATGCCTGGTCCAGTCAAGACCGGGTTTGGTGTGGTAGTTCTCAATGGAAAACTTCTGGTGATAGCTGGGTATTCAGTGGTTGATGGTACTGGAAGTGCGTCACCTGATGTTTATCAATATGATTCTTGCCTCGACAGGTTTGCTTTCTGGAGCGATTTCTTTATTTCTTTTCTGCAGTAGTTCAAATATTGTATTCATCATCCTTTCATCTATAGTAACCATTATAAGAGTGCAATGACTGGGAACTTAAAATTGTACTAGCTTTTAGAATAATAGGAAGCTAAAATGCTAGATTTGTGGCCTTTCCTTCAATAAGTTCTGACCAAGCACTTCCATGGAGGAGTAGAGCCTATTTGAATGTTCCAACTTCCTTGTTTTATATCTTCTAACTGTAAATCAGGTCTTTGTTTCTTAACAAAAATGTTAATACTATATTACTCTTCATCTATCAAATTCTGTTCTGAAgcaattttatttttatattccAAGGCTGAGAGACATATTGTTCGCTTGGAGACTATTTGTGTACAAGTCTCGTGCATATTAGTTTATATGTAGGGATTTCACTCTCAACCCTTTCCCTGTCTGCACTCTATAAATTGTAGCCTTGCGAAGTAATTTGGTCCATGTAATTTCATTTCAGTGTAAATCTAGAGTTCTCTTGTAGATCAATAAACTTGACTCAGTCATCAATCATTTTGGCATATTATTCTGAGTTCTTGTACTCAGTCATCAATCATTTTGGGTTCTACCTAAGAATTCGCTAAATATTTGACCAAATGTCCTCTTAGATGAGCCTTTAGGCATATTTTATATTCCGTAATTCGGTGCCTTCAGTTGACACAATTTAGTATGTGTGTGTTTATGAGTATAGAAAAGTTAGTTATTTAATCTTGCTGACAGTTTACAATGTTTAATTTGTTTTTCAGCTGGAGCAAATTAGCAAACATGAATGTTGCTCGCTACGATTTTGCTTGTGCTGAAGTTAATGGCATGATTTATGCAGTCGGGGGTTATGGGGAGAATGGAGTCTCTCTCTCGTGTGCTGAGGTATACAATCCTGATTCCAACAAGTGGACTGTAATTGAGAGTATTCGTCGCCCGCGTTACAACTGTTTTGCTTGTGGATTTGCGGGTAAACTTTATGTTTTGGGTGGAAGGTCAAATTTCACAATTGGGAACTCAAGGTTTGTTGATGTGTATACTCCTGAGAGCCACACTTGGTGTGAAATGAAAAATGGTTGTGTGATGGTGACTGCTCATGCTGTGCTGGATGATAAGCTCTTTTGTATAGAGTGGAAAAATCAAAGGAAACTGTCCATTTTTAACCCAAAAGACAATTCGTGGAAGATGGTGCCAATTCCGGTGACTGGTAGCTCAAGAATAGGATTTCAATTTGGCATTCTGGAGGGGAAGCTTCTATTGTTTGCAGTAGATGCAGAACCAGGCTACAGAACCCTGCTATATGACCCAAAGGCGGCCCCTGGTAAAGAATGGCAGACTTCAAATATAAAGCCATCTGGATCTTGCTTGTGCACTGTGACCATAAAGGCTTAAACTGGTTTATTTCCTGCAACTTGATGATCATATGTTATGTCTTGCAATGCTTTTCCGTTGTTTGCTTTCTTTATCGCTTCCTCTGATTCAGCTCTTGACATATATGGCGTATTCATCTGTCTGGTGACTTCTAATATTGTTTGTTGGTGCCTGTTGTTGAAATAAGTCTAAAACTTCTTATATATAATGAGTGGTGGTTTATCTTTCGACTTGTTACAGGGTATTGGTTTACTCTCTTTGGACATGACTTTGAAATCCAAATGTGTGTCTGTAATGACTGGTAGATAAGTCCTATACAAATTGTAACATCTGAGATGTCTAGATAAAGCTTATAGCCAAAGATACCTCAATTTCAGTTACTCATGACATTTCCGCAGGGAGATTAATTTGGTTGTAATATACGCCCTCTTTCTCGATCGCTTGGGCAATGATGTAACAGTTTAGATAATGGTATTTGTAAACAGTTTAAACTTTATATACAAGAATCGTTTTGATGACAGAGCCTGATGCCTGGCATATTATTACTCACAAACAGCTACCAACCATCCAGTATCTTTAAAGCAGAGTGCGGCTAATGAATGCGTCATATAAATGTGGTGTATGTTGAATGATTATCAGCTGACTATGTTGAATGATTATCAGCAGATTGCCCCATATCTTTACCCCATGATTGTTTAGTTGCTCTGGTTAGGGGGATGACGCCCAT is a window from the Apium graveolens cultivar Ventura chromosome 1, ASM990537v1, whole genome shotgun sequence genome containing:
- the LOC141671672 gene encoding F-box/kelch-repeat protein At1g67480 encodes the protein MPNFDCKKKRFSVSTMCFSDMVQQDTSTLSKNSSFKSSLKTDDNYNPILPGLPDDVAKYCLALVPRFNFPAMGGVSKCWRSFIKSKELITVRKLAGLLEEWLYILTVVDEGKGSHWEVIDHLGGKHHALPQMPGPVKTGFGVVVLNGKLLVIAGYSVVDGTGSASPDVYQYDSCLDSWSKLANMNVARYDFACAEVNGMIYAVGGYGENGVSLSCAEVYNPDSNKWTVIESIRRPRYNCFACGFAGKLYVLGGRSNFTIGNSRFVDVYTPESHTWCEMKNGCVMVTAHAVLDDKLFCIEWKNQRKLSIFNPKDNSWKMVPIPVTGSSRIGFQFGILEGKLLLFAVDAEPGYRTLLYDPKAAPGKEWQTSNIKPSGSCLCTVTIKA